One window from the genome of Lachancea thermotolerans CBS 6340 chromosome B complete sequence encodes:
- the SSP1 gene encoding Ssp1p (weakly similar to uniprot|P38871 Saccharomyces cerevisiae YHR184W SSP1 Protein involved in the control of meiotic nuclear division and spore formation), with the protein MSDYYREQEQIYSKPPYLEDSSVMHSNYEMPNNERAYSRGRGFLADSHSFFDRVKSKLSMFRGYDSQEYLADQDSAAERQSQLWNAIKRKPIQLIVEDSMEKSQVAEPQQFDQAPESANTFLTDNQNDNYVRSTASPKRKDLASGVPLSGSPFASGGISDFIGLERDAILSKNSTSWEKVTAKSPLRSATTLGTIQKRLLQISSKKNEVSKGYQKLLKELNEWWQETIEAEENMSLISDLQQMFHEDLVFEQRLSDKLKEVSKALEFTKMREEEMLQERKELQHTIKKYGQMRAKKGNHSEEAHFLKEKVITKQNSLSVITGHYQQSLSTTARELFVNASVEYFEAASDIKDTSKTFFQNSVEYLRTVRADNIEQHIEDLRRKRADKHWSKLNAQERDDPNRLVEIMSGMYNGQDSLMRCVERRGHMKAPEKSPANCKENQPRFDSQPDLKLEFKTGLDESLSVFPSESAQKKDLKQTSTRSSELTEGYSKTNANGFSFDSHRTLRCEGLAGKGPSLKTRLPYPETNETIRAPNLKLNFDNNNIRLKNLSPNAATNSEDGTLIKFPPHGENVSRFAYEPEQDLDRNKWAESPRT; encoded by the coding sequence ATGAGTGACTATTATAGAGAACAAGAGCAGATATATTCAAAGCCTCCATACCTGGAGGACTCTTCTGTGATGCATTCTAATTATGAAATGCCCAACAACGAGCGCGCTTACTCCCGCGGAAGAGGCTTCCTCGCAGATTCACATAGTTTCTTTGATCGCGTTAAATCTAAACTTAGCATGTTCCGCGGTTACGATTCGCAAGAGTACTTGGCGGATCAAGACTCTGCCGCTGAAAGACAAAGCCAATTGTGGAACGCCATCAAGCGAAAGCCAATTCAGTTAATAGTCGAAGATTCAATGGAAAAGAGCCAAGTCGCGGAACCACAACAGTTTGACCAAGCCCCGGAAAGTGCAAACACGTTTCTCACAGATAATCAAAATGACAATTACGTGAGATCCACAGCTTCGCCAAAGAGGAAAGATTTGGCATCGGGCGTTCCCCTTAGCGGCTCTCCTTTCGCATCTGGAGGCATAAGCGACTTCATTGGGCTCGAACGCGACGCAATCTTGAGTAAAAACAGTACGTCGTGGGAAAAAGTCACGGCGAAGTCACCATTGAGAAGCGCTACAACGCTGGGTACTATCCAAAAACGACTGCTTCAGATttcgtcaaagaaaaacgaaGTTTCTAAAggctatcaaaagcttctgaaagagctcaatGAGTGGTGGCAAGAAACcattgaagctgaagaaaatatgTCCTTAATTTCGGACCTGCAGCAAATGTTCCACGAAGAcctcgtttttgagcagcggCTTTCCGACAAGCTAAAAGAGGTGTCAAAGGCCTTAGAGTTTACCAAAATGAGAGAGGAAGAAATGCTACAAGAGCGCAAGGAACTGCAGCATACCATAAAGAAATATGGACAAATGAGGGCCAAGAAAGGTAACCACAGTGAAGAAgcccatttcttgaaagaaaaagtcATCACTAAACAAAATTCGCTATCGGTAATCACAGGCCACTATCAGCAATCTCTAAGCACTACCGCGagagagctttttgtcaACGCCAGTGTCGAATATTTCGAAGCTGCTTCCGACATCAAAGACACTAGCAAGAcgtttttccaaaactctGTCGAGTACCTCAGAACTGTTCGAGCAGACAACATTGAGCAGCATATCGAGGAtttgagaaggaaaagagcCGATAAGCATTGGTCCAAGCTGAATGCTCAAGAGAGGGATGACCCCAACCGGCTTGTCGAAATCATGAGCGGGATGTACAATGGCCAGGACTCGCTCATGAGATGTGTGGAGAGACGGGGACACATGAAAGCTCCAGAGAAGTCACCCGCCaattgcaaagaaaaccaaCCACGCTTTGACAGCCAACCAGACCTAAAACTCGAATTCAAGACGGGCCTAGATGAGTCTTTATCAGTTTTCCCTAGTGAGAGCGCACAGAAAAAGGACCTTAAGCAAACCTCTACCAGATCCTCAGAACTGACAGAGGGTTACTCAAAAACTAATGCGAATGGATTTTCGTTTGATTCGCACCGCACCCTGAGATGCGAAGGCCTTGCAGGAAAAGGCCCAAGTCTTAAAACTCGGCTGCCCTACCCAGAAACAAATGAAACGATTCGAGCTCCGAACCTGAAGCTCAATTTTGACAACAACAACATCCGACTTAAAAACCTTTCACCAAATGCAGCAACAAACTCTGAGGATGGAACATTGATCAAATTCCCTCCGCACGGCGAGAATGTATCGAGGTTCGCATACGAGCCAGAGCAGGATCTGGACCGAAATAAGTGGGCAGAGTCTCCAAGGACATGA
- the MTM1 gene encoding Mtm1p (similar to uniprot|P53320 Saccharomyces cerevisiae YGR257C MTM1 Mitochondrial protein of the mitochondrial carrier family involved in activating mitochondrial Sod2p probably by facilitating insertion of an essential manganese cofactor): MSNEKKEGIGLKERLLSAVAGSLLTSLILTPMDVVRIRLQQQKMLPSCDCDANGKLSLKTTAPKGVFWQDACFADVHCQTSSVNYNSTWDAFTKIARIEGARSLWRGLSITLVMAVPANMVYFIGYESLRDNSFLQNKYSRLNPLLCGAIARVLAATTVAPLELFRTRLQSIPRSSPNSTAAMMVKDLIKESRYEISRVGYKALFRGLEITLWRDVPFSSIYWGCYEFYKSNISIKSERSIVNSSNTNWNHFVNSFVGGSFGGAVAAILTHPFDVGKTRMQISFLNNTPGKSPSKNMFKYLNQIRKSEGLGALYTGLVPRVIKIAPSCAIMISTYEVCKRLFST, translated from the coding sequence ATGTCCAatgagaaaaaagaaggaattGGTTTGAAGGAGCGGCTGCTGAGTGCCGTTGCAGGCTCATTACTCACCTCATTGATCTTGACTCCGATGGACGTGGTGAGGATACGATTGCAACAGCAGAAAATGCTGCCAAGTTGCGACTGCGACGCAAACGGCAAGCTCTCTCTCAAGACTACAGCGCCTAAAGGCGTTTTCTGGCAGGACGCATGTTTCGCCGACGTTCATTGCCAAACAAGTTCAGTAAACTATAACAGCACCTGGGATGCTTTCACAAAAATTGCAAGGATTGAAGGGgcaagaagtctttggcGAGGTCTTTCCATCACCCTGGTAATGGCTGTACCCGCTAACATGGTTTACTTCATTGGTTACGAGTCTCTCCGAGACAATTCTTTCCTGCAAAATAAATACTCGAGACTGAACCCTCTACTGTGCGGGGCTATAGCCCGTGTCCTCGCTGCTACTACAGTTGCACCGCTAGAACTGTTTCGCACAAGGTTGCAAAGCATTCCCCGTTCTAGCCCCAACAGCACGGCCGCAATGATGGTCAAAGACCTGATTAAAGAGTCACGGTACGAGATATCGAGAGTTGGGTACAAAGCCCTATTCAGAGGCCTCGAGATAACGCTCTGGCGTGATGTTCCGTTCAGTTCTATTTATTGGGGCTGCTACGAGTTTTACAAAAGCAATATTTCTATCAAGTCGGAAAGGAGCATTGTCAACAGTTCCAACACTAATTGGAACCATTTTGTGAACAGCTTTGTGGGCGGAAGCTTTGGTGGAGCAGTAGCAGCCATTCTAACACACCCGTTTGACGTCGGGAAGACCAGGATGCAAATATCTTTTCTGAACAACACGCCAGGTAAAAGTCCTTCCAAAAATATGTTTAAGTATCTCAACCAGATACGCAAAAGCGAGGGCTTGGGGGCGCTTTACACTGGTCTGGTACCGAGGGTCATCAAAATTGCGCCAAGCTGCGCCATCATGATATCAACATATGAGGTTTGCAAGCGCCTCTTTAGCACATAA
- the PFS1 gene encoding Pfs1p (weakly similar to uniprot|P38872 Saccharomyces cerevisiae YHR185C PFS1 Sporulation protein required for prospore membrane formation at selected spindle poles ensures functionality of all four spindle pole bodies of a cell during meiosis II not required for meiotic recombination or meiotic chromosome segregation), whose product MKAQKSHQQSSRVLAANGSIANIERTGHFPSAKPVCERSPKRRESFKVTKSKRLEPGELYSPHADASDKTTGFMSSPVGNIPDSSAVRRVGYANRAYAPGDSPFAQYALMNYCNSNSHLNTSIYANPNISSLTGVDHVEQDVNNIFDDFEHFSFQTFPSYFNPREASNMPHQEKVNKWIESVPTFNVSGELWESECYSVNTDLDWEEKEFDRGLVCHESLPFSLATADEILHLQAKRLDTLVRRNYELTPEVPLTPRAF is encoded by the coding sequence atgaaagcacaaaaaagtcatcaacaaagctcGAGGGTTTTGGCCGCTAACGGAAGCATCGCAAATATTGAGCGCACTGGCCATTTTCCAAGCGCAAAGCCTGTGTGCGAGAGGTCACCGAAGAGGagagaaagcttcaaagttaCGAAAAGCAAGAGGCTTGAACCGGGGGAACTATACAGTCCACATGCAGACGCATCTGACAAGACTACAGGCTTCATGTCGAGCCCCGTTGGTAACATTCCCGACAGCAGCGCTGTAAGGCGTGTTGGCTACGCGAACCGTGCGTACGCGCCGGGCGACAGCCCTTTCGCGCAGTACGCACTGATGAATTATTGTAACAGCAATAGTCACCTCAACACTTCAATCTATGCCAATCCCAATATTTCATCTCTTACAGGCGTCGACCATGTCGAGCAAGATGTCAACAACATATTTGATGACTTTGAGCACTTCAGCTTCCAAACCTTTCCCTCTTATTTTAACCCACGCGAAGCTTCTAACATGCcacatcaagaaaaagtaAATAAATGGATCGAAAGCGTCCCCACGTTTAATGTGTCGGGGGAGCTCTGGGAAAGTGAGTGTTACAGCGTAAACACCGATCTTGACTGGGAGGAAAAGGAGTTTGATCGTGGTCTTGTTTGCCACGAGTCTTTGCCCTTCTCCCTCGCTACTGCTGATGAGATTTTGCATCTACAGGCCAAAAGGCTGGATACACTTGTCAGAAGGAACTACGAACTCACGCCTGAGGTTCCATTAACTCCTAGGGCCTTTTAG
- the RAD2 gene encoding ssDNA endodeoxyribonuclease RAD2 (similar to uniprot|P07276 Saccharomyces cerevisiae YGR258C RAD2 Single-stranded DNA endonuclease cleaves single-stranded DNA during nucleotide excision repair to excise damaged DNA subunit of Nucleotide Excision Repair Factor 3 (NEF3) homolog of human XPG protein) produces the protein MGVHALWDIVGPTAKPVRLESLSNKRLAVDASIWIYQFLKAVRDKEGNAMRYSHVVGFFRRICKLLYFGIKPVFVFDGGAPALKRRTIQQRKERRQGRRDNAVSTAKKLLALQMQNGDRTKNKENASRSTSQTHVHRQDDEYDLPKIPGFKYEEGDARINADDFKTIMENIDELDGVDLDAVNPASREFEELPKSTQYMILSALRLKSRLRMGYSKEQLEEIFPDSMEFSKFQIDMVKRRNFFTQKLMSATNTHDGGASKSDTEPYKRVAGQRGKEYQLIRTENGWALSLTGNDGSEISKAIVVDEPQRKMEGESRTRSEPQGEDDEDEDIDWEDVDVEKKKSEKELDYSIKASMLSVKANTVRSGGGQSFLDRRTTETRDKGPQSKFVYVSNEPELIDDEDEDEDDFSELTKEIQLMEDVKNGRGKRIEEIQTDNSIPQRQEQQKAESKKPSSSAPFSYENEPASVKDRIEVADNSDEVGEQEMITEDEVREKSQQNSRFGEFIAPSYPQNKASHDGHPKVSSSQAENKKSSNSEQNLQFVLDKINNLEQMQDQRVEIAPANENPEGHNSDVIHAHSRAPEHDERPVQETPAWFRSAPDFNPHLGTSFLTSTTEKEPEQTDDEQLGLLTGSKAAELLYERDVLNKENEANGDQSSAEEDVIEIAPPESLSADKPSEGGEEEEIDSAGTQGKAHVPVVDYDFSEDEEDALVHQLREEEQDYNAFKTSLNPSSVNATFVDEELHDQHLRDKRDSDEVTAAMVAEVQDLLTRFGIPFMTAPMEAEAQCAELLMLGLVDGIITDDSDIFLFGGDKVYKNMFQEKNYVEYYYSDLMKKELGLDREKFIELAQLLGSDYTTGVKSVGPVSAMEILAEFGNLHNFRNWYSDGQFNKKKQEEEPTFEKRLRKKLVTSEVILDTEFPSDLVKEAYLRPEVDHDATRFTWGVPDLDRLRSFFQSTIGWPQEKTDEVMIPLIREVNNRKKTGIQNTLTNFFPSEYIKASKDIKLGKRIKNASGKLKMKKQRTE, from the coding sequence ATGGGTGTTCATGCACTATGGGATATCGTTGGGCCAACAGCAAAGCCTGTGCGGTTGGAATCACTAAGCAACAAGCGTCTGGCAGTCGATGCATCTATCTGGATTTaccagttcttgaaggctgTCAGAGACAAAGAAGGAAACGCTATGCGGTACTCTCATGTGGTTGGTTTTTTCAGGCGTATTTGCAAGCTGTTATACTTCGGTATCAAACCAGTTTTCGTGTTCGACGGCGGTGCTCCAGCACTGAAGAGGCGGACGATTCAGCAGCgcaaagaaagaaggcaGGGGCGTCGAGACAATGCCGTCAGCACAgcgaagaagcttctcGCTTTACAGATGCAAAACGGTGACCGCActaaaaacaaagaaaacgcTTCGAGAAGTACGTCGCAGACCCACGTTCACAGGCAAGATGACGAGTACGACCTGCCAAAGATTCCTGGCTTCAAGTACGAAGAGGGCGATGCCAGGATAAACGCAgatgacttcaaaacgATAATGGAGAATATTGACGAACTGGACGGCGTTGACCTCGACGCTGTGAACCCTGCATCAAGggagtttgaagagctccCAAAGTCAACTCAGTACATGATATTGTCAGCGCTCAGGCTTAAGTCTAGACTTAGAATGGGATATTCAAAAGAACAACTAGAGGAGATCTTTCCCGACAGCATGgaattttcaaaatttcaaattgaTATGGTTAAGAGAAGGAACTTCTTCACGCAAAAACTCATGAGCGCGACCAACACGCACGACGGTGGCGCCTCAAAATCGGATACGGAGCCTTACAAAAGAGTAGCTGGGCAGCGGGGCAAAGAATACCAGCTCATAAGGACTGAGAATGGCTGGGCCTTGAGCCTGACGGGAAACGACGGCTCAGAAATCAGCAAGGCAATTGTCGTTGATGAACCGCAGAGAAAAATGGAAGGGGAATCCAGAACGCGTTCTGAGCCTCAGGGtgaagatgatgaggatgaggacATTGACTGGGAGGACGTGGATGttgagaagaaaaagagcgaaAAAGAATTAGATTACTCCATTAAGGCCTCGATGCTTTCTGTTAAGGCTAACACAGTCCGTTCTGGGGGTGGTCAGTCTTTTTTAGATAGACGAACTACAGAAACTCGTGATAAAGGCCCTCAGAGCAAGTTTGTGTATGTGTCGAATGAGCCAGAACTAATagatgacgaagatgaagacgaagacgattTTTCCGAGCTTACAAAAGAGATTCAATTAATGGAAGACGTCAAGAATGGGAGAGGAAAGAGAATTGAGGAAATTCAGACGGACAACTCTATCCCCCAGAGACAGGAACAACAGAAAGCAGAAAGCAAGAAACCTAGCAGCTCTGCCCCTTTCTCATATGAAAACGAACCTGCTAGTGTTAAAGACCGGATAGAGGTGGCTGATAATAGTGACGAAGTTGGTGAACAGGAGATGATTACGGAAGATGAGGTACGAGAGAAAAGTCAGCAGAACAGCAGATTTGGCGAATTTATTGCCCCATCTTATCcacaaaacaaagcttcGCATGACGGCCATCCAAAGGTGAGCTCAAGTCAGGCTGAAAATAAAAAGTCCTCGAATTCTGAGCAAAACTTGCAGTTTGTTTTGGACAAGATCAATAACTTGGAACAAATGCAAGACCAACGGGTGGAAATCGCTCCAGCCAATGAAAACCCTGAAGGCCACAATTCCGACGTCATCCACGCACATTCACGGGCGCCCGAACATGATGAAAGGCCTGTCCAGGAGACGCCTGCGTGGTTCAGGTCCGCGCCAGATTTTAATCCTCACTTGGGGACTTCATTCTTGACTAGCACAACTGAGAAGGAACCCGAGCAGACAGACGACGAGCAGTTGGGCCTGTTGACTGGCTCGAAAGCAGCTGAACTGCTATATGAAAGAGATGTTCTGAATAAAGAGAACGAAGCTAATGGGGACCAGAGCAgtgcagaagaagatgttATAGAAATAGCGCCCCCAGAAAGCTTGTCTGCAGACAAGCCATCTGaaggaggagaagaagaagaaattgatAGTGCCGGGACACAAGGTAAAGCTCATGTGCCCGTAGTAGATTACGATTTCTCagaggatgaggaagatGCTTTAGTCCATCAGTTGAGGGAAGAGGAGCAGGACTACAATGCGTTTAAAACATCACTGAACCCGTCGAGCGTGAACGCAACTTTTGTGGACGAAGAGCTTCATGATCAACATTTGAGGGACAAAAGGGACTCTGACGAAGTTACTGCGGCAATGGTGGCAGAGGTTCAAGACCTCTTGACGCGATTCGGTATTCCATTTATGACAGCCCCCatggaagcagaagcgCAATGTGCAGAACTGCTGATGCTAGGATTAGTCGACGGTATCATAACTGATGATAGCGATATCTTTCTGTTTGGGGGTGATAAAGTCTACAAAAACATGTTCCAGGAAAAAAACTATGTGGAATACTACTACAGCGACTTAatgaaaaaagagcttggGTTGGATCGTGAGAAATTTATAGAACTCGCTCAGTTACTGGGCAGTGATTACACTACTGGGGTCAAGAGCGTTGGGCCTGTGTCTGCAATGGAGATTCTAGCTGAATTTGGCAACCTTCACAATTTCAGAAACTGGTATAGTGACGGACaattcaacaaaaaaaagcaggaagaagagcctacttttgagaaaagactCAGGAAAAAACTTGTAACAAGCGAGGTAATCCTCGATACTGAGTTTCCCAGCGATCTCGTCAAGGAGGCTTATCTACGACCTGAAGTTGATCATGACGCCACTAGGTTTACTTGGGGTGTCCCTGACTTGGATAGGCTACGGAGTTTCTTCCAATCTACTATTGGATGGCCGCAAGAGAAGACTGATGAAGTTATGATCCCCCTGATCCGTGAGGTTAACAACCGGAAAAAAACTGGTATCCAAAATACTTTAACCAACTTTTTTCCTTCGGAATACATCAAAGCCAGTAAGGACATTAAACTTGGAAAACGTATTAAAAATGCAAGTGGAAAGCTtaagatgaagaagcagcggACTGAATAG